A segment of the Vibrio sp. 16 genome:
ATTCTCACCGCTTCTTTTACTGGCGTGCTTAGCTCAACGGGATCGGCACTTACCGTCGTTTGGAAACTGTGTCTTACCTCATCATCCGCGGATTGCACGTTCGGTACGAACAGTAAAGTCGCTGCGCTTAGAAGGGAAAAAACACCACTCACTCGCCACTTTTGTCGGTTTATTATCATGAATGTTACCAATTGTTTGATTGTGTAATAACATTATTATAAATATACACGACAAATATAATACAGATTGCCATTTATAATTTTGATGATTAACTATTTATTGCGCTTGCTAATGTGTCTACCCGTGGTTGTCTTCGCTCAAGAGTTTGACTCGTTCGAAGAAGACTCGTTTCTTACGTACGCACGAACCCAAGTAGAGAAAGCCATTTCGGACAGCGCTATTTGGGACGGTCCAATAGAGGGACCAAGAGCGGTTTACGATAAAAATGTCATATTCGTCGCCTCAGATTTGCGTAATGGTGGCGTTTATGGTGTCGCTAGAGGCATGTCTGAAGCTAACTCTCACCTCGATTGGCATTTAAGATTTATTGATGGATTAGGGTCGGAGGTTCGCCAAGGTGCAGCGATTCGCAAAGCGATTGGATTCGAGCCAGATGCGATTGTCCTTGGTGGGATAGATGCAAGCAGGCACAAAGATGTTCTTTTACTCGCTCAGAGCAAAGGCATCGTCATCATTGGATGGCACGCAACTGAAGCCGCGGGTATCAGTGCTGAAAATGGCTTGTACACAAACATAACGACTGACCCTTACGATGTTGCTGAGATTGCAGCACTATTAGCGATTGTCGATTCCGATGGCAAAGCGAACGCGCTTATTTTCACTGATCCCAACTACAAAATCGCGACTCTCAAATCAGACGCGATGGCAGAGACCATCAAACGTTGCAAACGCTGTGAACTACTTGAAGTCAAACCTCTTCATCTCGATAAAATCGCCGAACAAATGCCCAGTACTATGGACTCGCTGTGGAGCCAATATGGGCAACGCATCACCCACATATTAGCGATTAACGATCTTTATATAGATTATGCGATTCCTTCATTGGAGTCGTACCAGCAAAAATACCCAAACGTTCCTAGCAATATTTCTGCGGGAGATGGCAGCAAAGCCGCTTACAAGCGCATAGACAACGATAAATTTCAGTTGGCAACCGTACCCGAACCGCTTTATCTCCAAGGGTGGCAGATCATCGACGAGATCAATCGAGCGTTCAGTAATTTGCCGCCAAGTGGTTATTCCGCCCCCGTCCACCTTGTTACTCCAGACAACGTCTCCGCCCTGATTAGCGCACGTGGAAGAGGCGTATATGACCCTGACAATGGTTACCGAGAGGCCTACTTGAAGATTTGGAAGCCTGAATGATGTTTAAACATATCAGCATCACCCAACGACTGATCATCTCTAGCATGCTCTCTTTGTTAGTAGTGAGCATTGCGGTTTTTGTGGTGATTCGCTCCCTCTACTTTGTTGAGTCAACACTCAAAAAGGAAACCTCTACTCACGTATCACAGTTGATTGTTAACTCCGAGATCAGTCGTCACGTATTCGAGCTCACCTCTCGGGTAAAACTGTTAGAACAAACCTTTCTCTTCAGTGAAACTACTCTGTCTGAAGAGGCGTTTAACATTGATTTTCAGCTGCAACGACTTCGAGACCTATCGACCAATCAGGAGTTTTCATTAAGCATTGATGCCTTTATCGACAACTTCCATCGGTTTTTAGGCAGTTCCCTTGCCCTTAACCGTATCTTAAAGCAAACAGATAAGATCGACACTAAGCTCGCCCAGCAATTGGATTCGCTTGAATTGGCAATTGCGAGCAGCAAGCTCCAAAGCATGGGTTCGGCCGATTTTAAGCGCTATAACAACGGACTTGATCTGGTCAATATGCTCAGAGAATCCTTCCTGACCGTTGGCAAAATGATCAGTGATATTCATAGTCGAATAACACCGGAGACCGAAAAAGTCCTCATTATTGAAGTCGAGAAAGAGCTCGATATTTTCTTACTCCACCTTGAAAATGTTGACTCTGACAGCCCCACTGTCATCGAGGAAAAAGCAGCAATCTCCAAAACAGTTAAACGCTATAATTCGGCGTTGCGACGAATCAAAGCCAACCTTGAGCAACGTTGGGTGGTAATGGAAGCCTTGATTAAAGCACAAACTGAGTTGCTGCAAGCCGTCGAGCGCACCGAGTCAAGAGTGCAAAATCAAGCCCTAGCGTTAACCAATCAACTAGAACAGGAAATGGAAGAGTCTCGCTTCAATGCCATTGTCATCAGTATCTCGGCGTTTCTTTTCTCGGTTTTACTGGTTAACCTCGTTGTGAATCGCCACATCAGAAAACCGCTCGAAGATTTGAAAAAAGGCTTTGACCACTTGGTTACCGAAGGCGAAGATAACCCGATCGACCTTGGACGCAGTGATGAATGGAGCCACATAGAAAACGCCTATAACAACATGGCGTCGCGTCTCGCCGAAGCCTATAGCGATCTCAACGAAGAAAAAAAGAACTTCGACTTTCTCGCGCACCATGATCCACTTACCCATTTGGCCAATCGTCTACTCGCGACCAAAAAACTGGCTGAACAAATTGAAGATTCTGAGCAAAGCGGGCAGAAGTTCCTTTTGCTCTACCTCGATATCGATGAGTTTAAAACCGTAAATGATTCCTTGGGTCATGCTGCCGGCGACAATTTGTTGGTGAAGATCGCCGATATTCTCAGAGAGCAAGTTGAGGGTCACGGCTTTGTCGCACGTATGGGTGGCGATGAATTTATGATCGTTATCGACAACGCCGACCTGAATCAAGGCAAAACCATTGCTCACAAACTTAATCTCGCGTTGCGTATGCCTTATCACATCGAGGAGCGAACCATATTTGTCTCTGCAAGTATTGGTATCTGTGAGTATCCAACACATGGTCACAATGGTGAAACACTGGTTAGAAACGCGGATACCGCCATGTACTGCGCGAAACGAAACGGTCGAGACCAATTCCGCGTTTACACCGATGAGATGACCCTAGAAGTGAATGACCTCATCGATACCAATATCGGGTTACATCGCGCGATTAAAAATGATGAACTGGTCGTACACTTCCAACCGAAGGTCAATCTCGATACCGGTGCAACCGTTGGTGCCGAAGCCTTAGTCCGCTGGCAACATCCATCGCTTGGCCTTTTGCCCCCGGCAAGCTTTCTTGAAGTCGCCGAAAAGTCAGACCTTATCATTGAGATCGATAAATGGGTGTTTCGCAAAGTGGCAAGTTTGCTTGCCAACTGGAAAACTCATCATGTTCCTTTGCCTGAGATGCTCATTTCCATCAATTTCTCAGCCAGGATGTTTTACATGTCAGACCTTGCGGAGCAGCTTCAGGCAATTCTCGACGAAACAGGCGGCTCAGCGAGCGACTTTATGCTGGAAATTACCGAGCGCGACATGATGCGAGATGTGGATACCTGTGCCGACACGATAAATAGACTCCACCAAAAGGGATTCAAGATAGCCATCGATGACTTTGGTACTGGGTACTCATCACTGTCTGTTCTAAAAAACTTGTCCGCGGACTGCCTCAAACTGGATCGGAGTTTTATCAAGGACATTAGCCATTCGAATGTCGATCTCGAGATCACCTGCGCAGTCATGAAACTCGCACAAGTGTTAGATTTGGCTGTGGTGGCTGAAGGTGTCGAAACACATGAACATGCAAACACGCTAAGAGGTATTGGTTGCGACCTTGCACAAGGGTTCTATTTCTCTAAACCCCTTGCTGTGGACAAATGGTTGGCATTTCTTGAGTCTGAATCGACGCCTCCGAGGGAGACGCCCAAACGCATTGGGGGTTAAGTTGCGCTTTACTCTAGCACTATAACCCTTACAATTGAGCGAAATTAAGAATACCAAGGTTACACCCATGTCCATTCAATGGTTTCCGGGCCATATGCATAAGGCTCAAAAAGAGATTGCAGAAGCGATTCCTCAAATAGACGTCATTATTGAAGTACTCGACGCTCGCATTCCTTTTAGTAGTGAAAACCCGATGATCGCCGAGCTCAAAGGTGATAAACCTGTTGTCAAAGTGCTGAACAAGCGAGACCTTGCCGATCCAGAGCTAACACAGCTTTGGATTGATCATTTTGAGAAAGAACACAATGTAAAAGCGATCGCCATCACTACGTCACAGCAAGCAGAAGTGAATAAAATCATGGAGCTCGTTCGTAAGCTTGCTCCTCACCGCGAAGAGATTGGTAAAAACATTCGCACCATGATTATGGGGATCCCAAATGTGGGCAAGTCCACCATCATTAATGCCCTTGCAGGTAGAACCATCGCGGTCACTGGCAACCAACCTGCGGTGACTAGACGTCAACAACGTATTAACTTGCAAAACGGCATCGTTTTATCTGATACCCCGGGTATTTTATGGCCAAAAGTCGAAAACCCACACAGCGGTTTTCGTTTGGCCGCGACTGGCGCAGTGAAAGACACCGCCATGGAATATGACGAAGTTGCTTTTTACACAGTCGAATATCTAGCCCAAGCCTACCCTGAGCGATTACAGGAGCGTTATCAAATTGAAGACTTACCTGAGTCTGATATTGAGCTAATGGAAGAGATTGGTCGCAAACGGGGGGCACTGCGCGCCGGAGGTCGAGTGGATCTGCACAAGTGCTCTGAGATTCTCCTTCATGAATTAAGAGGCGGGACGCTTGGACAAATCACGCTAGAGCGACCAGAAATGATCACTCAAGAGCTGATTGAAGTTGAGATTGAAGCAGCACGCAAAGCAGAAGAAAAAGCGAAGAAGAAAGAGGAACGTCGCAAACGCTACCTCAGAAACAAGCGCTAGAAGACTTAAACAGGGCAGCACATCACTGCCCTTTTTTGATCACAAAGATTGAGTTTT
Coding sequences within it:
- the ylqF gene encoding ribosome biogenesis GTPase YlqF encodes the protein MSIQWFPGHMHKAQKEIAEAIPQIDVIIEVLDARIPFSSENPMIAELKGDKPVVKVLNKRDLADPELTQLWIDHFEKEHNVKAIAITTSQQAEVNKIMELVRKLAPHREEIGKNIRTMIMGIPNVGKSTIINALAGRTIAVTGNQPAVTRRQQRINLQNGIVLSDTPGILWPKVENPHSGFRLAATGAVKDTAMEYDEVAFYTVEYLAQAYPERLQERYQIEDLPESDIELMEEIGRKRGALRAGGRVDLHKCSEILLHELRGGTLGQITLERPEMITQELIEVEIEAARKAEEKAKKKEERRKRYLRNKR
- a CDS encoding EAL domain-containing protein, giving the protein MMFKHISITQRLIISSMLSLLVVSIAVFVVIRSLYFVESTLKKETSTHVSQLIVNSEISRHVFELTSRVKLLEQTFLFSETTLSEEAFNIDFQLQRLRDLSTNQEFSLSIDAFIDNFHRFLGSSLALNRILKQTDKIDTKLAQQLDSLELAIASSKLQSMGSADFKRYNNGLDLVNMLRESFLTVGKMISDIHSRITPETEKVLIIEVEKELDIFLLHLENVDSDSPTVIEEKAAISKTVKRYNSALRRIKANLEQRWVVMEALIKAQTELLQAVERTESRVQNQALALTNQLEQEMEESRFNAIVISISAFLFSVLLVNLVVNRHIRKPLEDLKKGFDHLVTEGEDNPIDLGRSDEWSHIENAYNNMASRLAEAYSDLNEEKKNFDFLAHHDPLTHLANRLLATKKLAEQIEDSEQSGQKFLLLYLDIDEFKTVNDSLGHAAGDNLLVKIADILREQVEGHGFVARMGGDEFMIVIDNADLNQGKTIAHKLNLALRMPYHIEERTIFVSASIGICEYPTHGHNGETLVRNADTAMYCAKRNGRDQFRVYTDEMTLEVNDLIDTNIGLHRAIKNDELVVHFQPKVNLDTGATVGAEALVRWQHPSLGLLPPASFLEVAEKSDLIIEIDKWVFRKVASLLANWKTHHVPLPEMLISINFSARMFYMSDLAEQLQAILDETGGSASDFMLEITERDMMRDVDTCADTINRLHQKGFKIAIDDFGTGYSSLSVLKNLSADCLKLDRSFIKDISHSNVDLEITCAVMKLAQVLDLAVVAEGVETHEHANTLRGIGCDLAQGFYFSKPLAVDKWLAFLESESTPPRETPKRIGG
- a CDS encoding substrate-binding domain-containing protein — encoded protein: MINYLLRLLMCLPVVVFAQEFDSFEEDSFLTYARTQVEKAISDSAIWDGPIEGPRAVYDKNVIFVASDLRNGGVYGVARGMSEANSHLDWHLRFIDGLGSEVRQGAAIRKAIGFEPDAIVLGGIDASRHKDVLLLAQSKGIVIIGWHATEAAGISAENGLYTNITTDPYDVAEIAALLAIVDSDGKANALIFTDPNYKIATLKSDAMAETIKRCKRCELLEVKPLHLDKIAEQMPSTMDSLWSQYGQRITHILAINDLYIDYAIPSLESYQQKYPNVPSNISAGDGSKAAYKRIDNDKFQLATVPEPLYLQGWQIIDEINRAFSNLPPSGYSAPVHLVTPDNVSALISARGRGVYDPDNGYREAYLKIWKPE